One genomic segment of Rhizobium sp. 11515TR includes these proteins:
- a CDS encoding ankyrin repeat domain-containing protein, with product MLKLLLSALLFLAAVCTSFLAFGDTMDLRLHKAAATNDIAAIQQLLDSGAAIEARDAKGATPLLVATHGNRVEAARALIEAGADVNAKDNIEDSPYLYAGARGHLDILKLTLAHGADLKSINRYGGTALIPAAERGHVETVDTLIKAGIDVDHVNRLGWTALIEAVILGDGGSRHVEIVRLLIDAGANVDLADNDGVTPLRHARSRGHAEIVKLLEAVGAT from the coding sequence ATGTTGAAACTTCTCTTGTCGGCTTTGCTCTTCCTGGCGGCTGTCTGCACCTCTTTTCTTGCCTTCGGCGATACAATGGACCTTCGACTGCACAAGGCCGCCGCGACGAACGACATCGCGGCCATTCAACAATTGCTCGATAGCGGCGCCGCCATCGAGGCGCGGGATGCAAAAGGCGCGACGCCGCTGCTGGTCGCGACACACGGCAACAGGGTGGAGGCCGCGCGAGCGCTGATAGAGGCGGGTGCCGACGTCAACGCCAAGGACAATATCGAGGACAGCCCTTATCTTTATGCCGGCGCTCGCGGCCATCTGGATATTCTCAAGCTGACGCTTGCCCATGGGGCGGATCTCAAGAGCATCAACCGCTATGGCGGCACGGCGCTTATTCCCGCCGCCGAACGCGGTCACGTCGAAACCGTCGACACGTTGATCAAGGCGGGTATCGATGTCGATCACGTCAACCGGTTGGGGTGGACGGCCCTGATCGAGGCCGTCATTCTCGGCGATGGCGGTTCGCGTCATGTTGAGATCGTCAGGCTGTTGATAGATGCCGGCGCAAACGTCGATCTGGCCGACAATGATGGCGTGACACCGCTGCGGCATGCCCGCAGTCGCGGTCATGCCGAGATCGTGAAATTACTGGAGGCGGTGGGGGCGACGTAA
- a CDS encoding ABC transporter permease codes for MREHSQTAAPSFVAQLKRRPEAWLLAVIAAVVIVFSLTARDFLTLGNIIDLLETYSVQAIMAMGLFVVLVSGGIDISFAATASVAQYCAALLATQFGFSAPVVIGFGLAIGVGLGCLNALLVHYVRITSIIATIAMMSVSFSLLMYFSGGKSIYTLPDWWTNRIVFWRMETASGDIVRVTLPIVAMVVVTLFTWAWMTRSSVGRQLYAMGGNAEAARRIGMNIGRLQFVAYGYLGLMAAVAGLLQAHRVGESVPNAMYNTELAVLSAAVLGGASLTGGIGTVPGVLLGIVLLAVLQNGLNLLGVSSYFFQIVIGITILVSTSITVISSRPGRRHRIIAGASSNG; via the coding sequence ATGCGTGAGCACAGTCAAACGGCCGCACCATCCTTTGTCGCGCAATTGAAGCGGCGTCCCGAAGCGTGGCTTCTGGCCGTCATAGCCGCGGTCGTGATCGTCTTTTCCCTGACGGCGCGCGATTTCTTAACGCTCGGCAATATTATCGATCTGCTCGAAACCTATTCGGTGCAGGCGATCATGGCGATGGGCCTCTTCGTCGTGCTGGTTTCGGGCGGCATCGACATCTCCTTCGCGGCAACCGCCTCCGTAGCGCAATATTGTGCGGCGCTGCTGGCAACGCAGTTCGGCTTCTCCGCGCCCGTCGTCATTGGTTTTGGCCTGGCGATCGGCGTCGGCCTGGGTTGCCTGAATGCACTTCTGGTTCATTATGTGCGCATCACCTCGATCATAGCCACGATCGCCATGATGAGCGTCAGTTTCTCGCTGCTGATGTATTTTTCCGGTGGCAAGTCGATTTATACGTTGCCGGATTGGTGGACGAACCGCATCGTCTTCTGGCGCATGGAAACGGCATCGGGCGACATCGTCCGCGTGACGTTGCCGATCGTCGCCATGGTGGTGGTGACCCTGTTCACCTGGGCGTGGATGACGCGCTCATCCGTCGGGCGGCAGCTCTACGCAATGGGCGGCAATGCGGAGGCTGCAAGGCGCATCGGCATGAACATCGGCCGGCTGCAATTCGTCGCCTATGGCTATCTCGGGCTGATGGCGGCGGTTGCCGGCCTGCTGCAGGCCCATCGGGTCGGCGAAAGCGTGCCCAACGCCATGTACAATACGGAACTTGCGGTACTGTCCGCCGCTGTCCTTGGCGGTGCCAGCCTGACGGGCGGTATCGGCACCGTGCCCGGCGTGCTGCTCGGCATCGTGCTTCTGGCCGTGCTGCAGAACGGGCTCAATCTGCTCGGCGTCTCCTCCTATTTCTTCCAGATCGTCATCGGCATCACCATTCTGGTCTCGACCTCGATCACCGTCATCAGCTCGCGGCCGGGCCGCCGCCATCGCATCATCGCGGGAGCGTCGTCCAATGGCTGA
- a CDS encoding sugar ABC transporter ATP-binding protein: protein MSDEIPFLRLTGLSKRFGGVRALEEIDWDVRSGEIHCLVGENGCGKSTLIKTVAGVHPPSAGMIEIEGESVLPLDPARAKALGIQVIFQDLSLFPNLSAVENVAIESHLDRLVKPVNWKQMREKASAVLARLGFALNLDLVVSDLSVAERQIVAIARGLAAEARLIFMDEPTASLTRTEVDRLLGIVGRLKADGIAVVFVSHRLDEVVEIAERVTVMRDGRKVGTWPADQMNEKKIAHLMTGLDIDHAIVARNMGEAAPILEVHGLSRRGEFADIDFTLRRGEVLGISGLLGSGRTELALTLFGMHRAESGSIRLEGRELVLRSNRDAVRAGIAYVSEDRLSLGVILQQSIGDNIMLAIMRGMANRLGLIPDKSRRQLAEDWIKRLAIKVPSADRAVQTLSGGNQQRVVLAKWLATRPKVLILDSPTVGVDIKNKQGIYDVVAELARQGVAIILISDEVSELFATCDRILHMRAGRIVGEAVPGDVSEANMKERIYA, encoded by the coding sequence ATGAGCGATGAAATTCCGTTTCTGCGTTTGACCGGACTGTCGAAACGGTTCGGCGGCGTGCGGGCATTGGAAGAGATCGACTGGGATGTGCGGTCTGGCGAGATTCATTGCCTGGTCGGCGAAAATGGCTGCGGCAAGTCGACCCTCATCAAGACCGTAGCCGGTGTGCATCCGCCGTCGGCTGGGATGATCGAGATCGAGGGCGAGTCGGTTCTTCCGCTTGATCCCGCACGCGCCAAGGCTCTGGGGATTCAGGTGATTTTCCAGGACCTATCCCTGTTTCCCAACCTGTCCGCTGTCGAAAATGTCGCCATAGAAAGCCATCTCGACCGGCTGGTAAAGCCGGTCAACTGGAAGCAAATGCGGGAGAAGGCAAGCGCTGTCCTTGCAAGGCTCGGCTTTGCGCTCAACCTCGATCTCGTGGTTTCCGATCTTTCGGTGGCCGAGCGCCAGATCGTCGCGATCGCACGCGGCCTGGCAGCCGAGGCGCGACTGATTTTCATGGACGAACCGACAGCGTCGCTAACGCGGACCGAGGTCGACCGCCTTTTGGGGATCGTCGGACGGCTCAAGGCGGACGGTATCGCCGTCGTCTTCGTTTCCCACCGGCTCGACGAAGTCGTCGAGATCGCCGAGCGCGTCACTGTCATGCGCGACGGCCGCAAGGTTGGCACTTGGCCCGCCGATCAAATGAATGAAAAGAAGATCGCTCATCTAATGACGGGGCTCGATATCGATCACGCGATCGTTGCCCGCAACATGGGTGAGGCGGCGCCTATTCTGGAAGTCCATGGTCTGTCGCGCCGTGGTGAGTTTGCTGATATCGATTTCACGCTGCGCCGCGGCGAGGTGCTCGGCATCTCCGGATTGCTGGGATCGGGCCGCACCGAGCTTGCGCTGACACTGTTCGGCATGCATCGGGCCGAAAGCGGCAGCATCCGTCTTGAGGGCAGGGAGCTTGTGCTTCGCTCCAATCGTGATGCCGTACGCGCGGGCATTGCCTATGTCTCCGAGGATCGTCTGAGCCTCGGCGTGATCCTGCAGCAGTCGATCGGCGACAACATCATGCTCGCGATCATGCGGGGCATGGCAAACCGGCTGGGGCTCATTCCCGATAAATCCCGCAGGCAACTCGCCGAGGATTGGATCAAGCGGCTCGCCATCAAGGTTCCCTCGGCCGATCGCGCCGTGCAGACGCTTTCAGGCGGCAATCAGCAGCGTGTCGTGCTGGCGAAGTGGCTTGCGACGCGGCCGAAGGTGCTGATCCTCGATTCCCCGACAGTGGGCGTCGATATCAAGAACAAGCAGGGCATCTACGATGTGGTGGCTGAACTGGCGCGCCAAGGCGTCGCCATCATCCTCATCTCCGACGAGGTCTCCGAACTCTTTGCGACCTGTGATCGCATCCTGCACATGCGCGCCGGCCGCATCGTCGGCGAAGCGGTGCCGGGTGACGTCAGCGAGGCCAACATGAAGGAGCGCATCTATGCGTGA
- a CDS encoding sensor histidine kinase, with the protein MNAERSRSLRWGLIKRLIALQAFLLVLFFVLLVAWLWIINPELEDANEEAVRVVAQQITRDDDGQLQVAETQEVVELKQRYPELWFMIRDSKGILFQYGEIPAAAFDENFPWTIDRARVEAGNGAHATVENRETSVGKLQIVAATERGFDNDGLNVWINMRVDVAKGPNGEIHWLNVLPALAFLIFIGVFPILAVTGVATLLVTPRAVGRSLSGLVETATQAQAIDFDSRSARLERSKVPTEIIPLVDAFNHALSKLDEGYNRHNRFLADAAHELRTPIAIARTRADLLPEAEVSQQVRDDIDRLSRVAHQLLEMQAIGAVELRAEKKDLNVLVENIAADVAPIVMDAGYDFDFEPSSEEAVFVIQTSTIEMAVVNLIRNAIDHAGGKGSIIVRVSADGAIDVCDEGPGIPLAERDRVFEPFRRINASSSGAGLGLNLVKKAAELHGGRVSFPDIGCGFCVRLQIGSIPPTVVVADMGWRQKP; encoded by the coding sequence ATGAACGCGGAACGCAGCCGATCGTTACGCTGGGGGCTGATAAAGCGCCTGATCGCCTTGCAGGCCTTCCTCCTCGTTCTCTTCTTCGTCCTTCTCGTCGCCTGGCTCTGGATCATCAATCCGGAGCTGGAAGATGCCAATGAAGAGGCTGTCCGCGTTGTCGCCCAGCAGATTACAAGGGATGATGACGGCCAACTGCAGGTGGCGGAGACGCAGGAGGTAGTAGAGCTGAAGCAGCGTTATCCCGAACTCTGGTTCATGATCCGGGACAGCAAGGGAATACTCTTTCAATATGGAGAGATACCGGCGGCCGCGTTCGATGAGAACTTCCCGTGGACGATCGATCGGGCAAGGGTGGAGGCTGGCAATGGAGCACATGCTACCGTGGAGAACCGGGAGACCTCGGTCGGCAAGCTGCAGATTGTCGCGGCCACTGAGCGCGGCTTTGACAATGACGGCTTGAACGTGTGGATCAATATGCGGGTCGACGTTGCCAAAGGTCCCAATGGCGAAATCCATTGGCTCAACGTCTTGCCGGCTCTGGCATTCCTGATCTTCATCGGCGTCTTTCCCATACTGGCGGTGACCGGCGTGGCGACGCTTCTCGTCACGCCGCGTGCCGTCGGCCGGTCGCTGAGCGGGCTGGTGGAGACGGCAACCCAGGCGCAGGCGATCGACTTCGACAGCCGTTCGGCCCGCCTCGAGCGCTCGAAGGTGCCGACCGAGATCATCCCTCTGGTCGATGCGTTTAACCATGCCCTCTCAAAGCTGGATGAAGGGTATAACAGGCACAATCGCTTTCTTGCCGATGCCGCCCATGAGCTGCGGACGCCGATCGCGATTGCACGGACGCGAGCGGACCTTCTCCCCGAGGCCGAAGTCAGCCAGCAGGTGCGTGATGATATCGACCGGCTATCCCGCGTCGCCCATCAACTCCTGGAGATGCAGGCGATCGGCGCGGTAGAATTGCGTGCGGAGAAGAAGGATCTGAATGTGCTGGTCGAAAACATCGCCGCCGATGTCGCCCCGATTGTGATGGATGCCGGCTATGATTTCGACTTCGAGCCGAGCTCCGAAGAAGCAGTCTTCGTGATCCAGACCTCGACGATCGAAATGGCGGTTGTCAACCTGATCCGGAACGCGATCGATCACGCCGGTGGAAAGGGCTCGATCATCGTCCGCGTTAGCGCCGATGGCGCGATCGATGTCTGCGACGAAGGTCCCGGCATACCGCTGGCGGAGCGCGATCGCGTCTTCGAGCCGTTCCGCCGCATCAACGCCAGCTCGTCCGGTGCCGGTCTGGGATTGAACCTGGTAAAAAAGGCGGCCGAGCTCCACGGCGGGCGAGTTTCGTTCCCAGACATCGGCTGCGGTTTTTGCGTCCGCCTGCAGATCGGTTCCATCCCGCCGACTGTCGTAGTCGCAGACATGGGCTGGCGGCAGAAGCCGTAA
- a CDS encoding FGGY-family carbohydrate kinase: MSIVAVFDIGKTNVKLSAATDDGSVLETLSTPNIVKDGPPYRHHDLDGLEDWLIDSLRELGRRHDIGAIITCAHGSGGVLVDRQGAAMPMIDYEQPIPADVYARYRAIAGSYRERASAIMLGAAHLARQMLWQEMYWPETFAAASAYLATPQYWAFRLSGVLASEVTSLAAQSHLWASADSRPASLVANRGWQRLMPPMRRAWEALGLLKPELARRSGLKATTRILCGVHDSSANLYRYQAADLSDFTVVSTGTWIVALSDRGDVDFSVERPGHSCNADVFGNPTPGMLTMGGREFSTVAAKAFGPASLQALRMIVASGTFALPTFGSDDGLFPGTAHRGRLEGPLAEEEDVRFTLAVLYSALLTAACIQDLPPTETVVLDGNFVVDPLYGAIVAAFLRDRRVLVSRSTTGTATGAAMLASHEMRASPAALAAEAPDISGLPELSSYRQRWQTLIKTME; this comes from the coding sequence ATGAGTATCGTTGCGGTTTTCGACATCGGTAAGACGAATGTGAAGCTGTCGGCGGCAACGGATGACGGCAGCGTACTGGAAACCCTGTCGACGCCGAATATCGTGAAGGATGGTCCGCCCTATCGCCATCACGATCTCGACGGTCTGGAAGACTGGCTCATCGATAGCCTGAGGGAGCTGGGACGCAGGCACGACATAGGCGCGATCATTACCTGCGCGCATGGGTCCGGCGGTGTGCTGGTCGACCGACAGGGTGCTGCAATGCCGATGATCGACTATGAGCAGCCGATCCCCGCGGATGTCTATGCGCGGTACAGGGCAATTGCCGGCTCCTATCGCGAGAGGGCAAGCGCCATCATGCTGGGTGCGGCGCATCTGGCACGGCAGATGTTGTGGCAGGAAATGTACTGGCCGGAGACCTTTGCGGCGGCCAGCGCCTATCTCGCCACACCGCAATATTGGGCGTTCCGCCTGTCAGGCGTGCTGGCGAGCGAAGTGACGAGCCTTGCGGCGCAGTCTCATCTGTGGGCATCGGCCGACAGCCGGCCGGCCTCGCTCGTTGCAAACCGCGGATGGCAGCGTCTCATGCCGCCGATGCGGCGAGCGTGGGAAGCACTTGGTCTGTTGAAGCCCGAGCTCGCCAGACGCAGCGGCCTGAAGGCGACGACGCGCATCCTGTGCGGCGTGCACGATTCCTCGGCCAATCTATACCGCTATCAGGCGGCCGATCTTTCCGATTTTACCGTTGTCTCCACAGGTACCTGGATCGTTGCATTGAGCGACCGCGGCGATGTCGATTTCAGCGTCGAGCGACCCGGCCATTCCTGCAATGCCGATGTCTTCGGCAACCCGACGCCGGGTATGCTGACCATGGGTGGCCGGGAATTTTCGACCGTCGCCGCAAAGGCTTTCGGCCCCGCCTCGTTGCAGGCCCTTCGGATGATCGTGGCGTCAGGTACCTTTGCACTGCCGACATTCGGCTCGGACGACGGGCTCTTTCCCGGCACGGCCCATCGCGGCCGTCTTGAAGGCCCGCTTGCGGAGGAGGAAGACGTCCGGTTCACGCTCGCAGTGCTCTATTCGGCGCTGCTGACCGCGGCCTGCATTCAGGACCTTCCGCCCACAGAGACGGTGGTGCTGGACGGCAATTTCGTCGTCGATCCCCTTTATGGCGCCATCGTTGCGGCCTTCCTGCGTGATCGACGCGTGCTCGTCAGCCGCAGCACGACCGGAACGGCGACGGGCGCCGCCATGCTGGCATCCCATGAAATGCGTGCGTCACCTGCAGCGCTGGCGGCCGAAGCACCCGATATCTCCGGCCTTCCCGAACTTTCATCCTACCGGCAACGCTGGCAAACCCTGATCAAGACAATGGAGTGA
- a CDS encoding class II aldolase/adducin family protein, with protein MVAICRRMNASGINQGTAGNVSVRNPKGFLVTPTSLPYDMMQPKDLVQMYFDGSYEGERRPSSEWRFHRDILASRKDIECVLHCHSVYATTLAVHHKTIPSFHYMTGVAGGTTIRCARYATFGTQALSDAAIEALQDRLACLLGQHGQISLGKTPAAALALAIEVETLSRLYVQALTLGEPPILDDEEMARVIQQMKNMSYGQAPDLDGVNDVAKRRQ; from the coding sequence ATGGTGGCGATCTGCCGCCGGATGAACGCATCCGGCATCAACCAGGGAACGGCCGGCAACGTGTCGGTGCGGAATCCCAAGGGATTTCTGGTCACACCAACCTCTCTGCCCTACGACATGATGCAGCCAAAGGACCTGGTGCAGATGTATTTCGATGGCAGCTACGAGGGTGAGCGCCGGCCATCGTCCGAGTGGCGGTTCCATCGCGATATTCTCGCATCTCGCAAGGATATCGAATGCGTGCTCCATTGCCACTCGGTCTATGCGACCACGCTTGCCGTGCATCACAAGACGATTCCGAGCTTTCATTATATGACGGGTGTCGCCGGCGGTACGACGATCCGCTGTGCGCGTTACGCCACCTTCGGCACGCAGGCTCTTTCCGATGCGGCGATCGAAGCGCTGCAGGACAGGCTTGCCTGCCTGCTCGGCCAGCACGGGCAGATCTCGCTCGGCAAGACGCCGGCCGCTGCCCTTGCGCTTGCCATCGAGGTCGAAACCCTCTCGCGCCTTTATGTGCAGGCGCTCACACTCGGCGAGCCGCCCATTCTCGATGACGAAGAGATGGCACGCGTCATCCAGCAGATGAAGAACATGAGCTATGGACAGGCACCGGATCTGGATGGGGTCAACGATGTGGCAAAGCGACGGCAGTAA
- a CDS encoding bifunctional allantoicase/(S)-ureidoglycine aminohydrolase: MERKYYSSLGGHPPQSDLLTGRAVFTEAYAVIPKGVMQDIVTSYLPFWNDTRCWVIARPLSGFAETFSQYVMEVAPGGGSDRPEQDAEAEGVLFVVDGEIELTLPSGKHLLQPGGYAFLPPGLKWSLHNRSGAHARFHWVRKAYEAVEGLAHPEALILNEKDIAPSAMPGTGGGWATTRFVDPSDLRHDMHVTIVTLQPGAVIPFAETHVMEHGLYVLEGKAVYRLNQDWVEVEAGDFMWLRAFCPQACYAGGPGPFRYLLYKDVNRHMALRPFGARR, encoded by the coding sequence ATGGAAAGAAAATACTACTCCTCTCTTGGCGGCCATCCGCCGCAGAGCGACTTGCTGACGGGGCGCGCCGTATTCACGGAGGCCTATGCGGTCATCCCCAAGGGAGTGATGCAGGACATCGTCACGAGCTATCTGCCCTTCTGGAACGATACGCGCTGCTGGGTGATCGCAAGGCCGCTCTCGGGGTTTGCCGAGACCTTTTCGCAATATGTCATGGAAGTGGCGCCGGGCGGTGGCAGTGATCGTCCGGAGCAGGATGCCGAGGCCGAAGGCGTGTTGTTCGTTGTCGACGGCGAGATCGAACTCACCTTGCCTTCCGGCAAGCATCTTCTCCAGCCGGGCGGCTATGCTTTCCTGCCGCCAGGCCTGAAATGGTCGCTGCACAACCGCTCCGGAGCTCATGCCCGCTTCCATTGGGTACGCAAGGCATATGAGGCTGTCGAGGGGCTGGCTCATCCGGAGGCGCTCATCTTGAACGAGAAGGATATTGCGCCGTCCGCCATGCCGGGCACGGGAGGCGGCTGGGCAACGACCCGCTTCGTCGATCCGTCCGATCTGCGGCACGACATGCACGTGACGATCGTCACTCTCCAACCCGGTGCCGTCATTCCCTTCGCGGAGACCCATGTCATGGAGCACGGCCTCTATGTGCTGGAAGGCAAGGCCGTCTATCGCTTGAACCAGGATTGGGTCGAAGTCGAGGCCGGCGACTTCATGTGGTTGCGCGCCTTTTGCCCGCAGGCGTGCTATGCTGGCGGTCCAGGTCCGTTCCGCTACCTGCTCTACAAGGACGTCAATCGCCATATGGCGCTTCGTCCCTTCGGTGCGCGCCGTTAA
- a CDS encoding type II toxin-antitoxin system RelE/ParE family toxin: MWSLEYSRDADLDFELTFDHLFAAYLDLGDPSGEALERAASRIRELRLEIDRLVETPYIGTLRPDIYPGIRFLRRDKAAVWFLPIEESRTIVVAAIFFGGQDHIRRMLARMLQR, from the coding sequence GTGTGGAGCCTTGAATATTCCAGGGATGCCGATCTCGATTTCGAACTGACCTTCGATCATCTATTTGCGGCCTATCTCGATCTTGGAGACCCGTCCGGGGAAGCTCTGGAGCGCGCGGCCAGCCGTATTCGCGAACTCCGTCTGGAGATCGATCGGTTGGTCGAGACCCCATATATCGGAACATTGCGGCCGGATATCTATCCGGGCATCCGCTTCCTGCGGCGTGACAAGGCGGCCGTCTGGTTTCTGCCGATCGAGGAGAGCCGGACGATCGTCGTCGCGGCGATTTTCTTCGGCGGTCAGGATCATATCAGGCGGATGCTGGCGCGCATGCTGCAGCGATAA
- a CDS encoding ABC transporter permease: protein MAEPPLLYNINSSLADLMTRMRTGIPGAHTGLVVLLVFLVAGFSLFIPNFASLGTLQSFMYQLPLLGLLSLAMMAPLITGGLNLAIIATTNQCALLMAFIMQSLITPDSGTGAAPAVIILALLTGLVLCLLIGLITGALIAYTGVHPILITLGTKSLIDGISIYLTRGMALSGIPDGFSRIGTTTIVGVPLIFLLLIVVAVIVSLILRRTAFGVACAMIGSNIEAARYSAIDTRRVLVGVYVMSSLICFFAALVMLATFNSASADYAQSYLLVTILAAVLGGVDPFGGFGTAGGLMLALAILQVISSGFNQFGLSNYLTVAIWGGILIFVAAVQTARPYLMWLLPTRFFGPK from the coding sequence ATGGCTGAGCCTCCGCTTCTCTATAACATCAACAGCAGTCTGGCAGACCTGATGACGCGTATGCGGACAGGTATTCCCGGCGCCCATACCGGGCTTGTCGTCCTTCTGGTCTTTCTGGTTGCCGGCTTCTCTCTGTTCATTCCAAATTTTGCTTCGCTCGGCACGCTGCAATCCTTCATGTACCAGCTGCCGCTGCTCGGGCTCCTGTCTCTCGCGATGATGGCGCCGTTGATCACGGGCGGCCTCAATCTGGCGATCATCGCGACGACCAACCAGTGCGCGCTGCTGATGGCCTTCATCATGCAGAGCCTGATCACGCCCGATAGCGGCACGGGAGCGGCGCCCGCCGTGATCATACTGGCGCTTCTGACCGGCCTTGTGCTCTGCCTGCTCATCGGCCTTATCACCGGCGCGCTCATTGCCTATACCGGCGTTCACCCGATCCTCATCACGCTCGGCACGAAATCGCTGATCGACGGCATCAGCATCTATCTGACCCGCGGCATGGCACTGTCAGGCATACCGGACGGCTTCAGCCGCATCGGGACGACGACGATAGTGGGGGTGCCGCTGATCTTCCTGCTACTGATCGTGGTTGCTGTTATCGTAAGCCTCATATTGCGACGTACCGCCTTCGGCGTCGCCTGCGCCATGATCGGCTCCAATATCGAGGCGGCGCGCTATTCCGCCATTGACACGCGCCGAGTGCTGGTCGGTGTCTATGTCATGTCGAGCCTGATCTGCTTCTTCGCCGCGCTGGTCATGCTGGCGACCTTCAACTCGGCGAGCGCGGACTATGCGCAATCCTATCTGCTGGTGACGATCCTTGCAGCTGTGCTTGGCGGCGTCGATCCCTTCGGCGGCTTCGGCACGGCCGGCGGGTTGATGCTGGCGCTGGCCATCCTGCAGGTCATCTCCTCGGGCTTCAACCAGTTCGGTCTCAGCAATTACCTGACCGTCGCGATATGGGGCGGCATCCTCATCTTCGTCGCTGCGGTTCAGACGGCGCGACCCTACCTGATGTGGCTGCTGCCGACACGTTTCTTCGGTCCCAAATGA
- a CDS encoding ribbon-helix-helix domain-containing protein: protein MSVKSSISLTDQQDAFARSLVETGRYSSLSSVLQQGLELLRQKTEAEAAETEGLRRLIQRRVDGPKIPAQDMEERIESMIERKRRALRVEP, encoded by the coding sequence GTGAGCGTGAAGTCGTCGATATCGTTGACCGATCAGCAGGATGCATTTGCCCGCTCGCTTGTCGAGACGGGCCGCTATTCCAGCCTGAGTTCGGTTCTCCAGCAGGGTCTGGAGCTGCTGCGACAGAAAACGGAAGCGGAAGCGGCCGAGACGGAAGGGCTGCGCAGGCTCATTCAGCGCCGCGTCGACGGACCGAAGATCCCGGCTCAGGACATGGAGGAGCGAATCGAGAGCATGATCGAGCGCAAACGGCGAGCTCTCCGTGTGGAGCCTTGA
- a CDS encoding response regulator transcription factor, protein MRILLLEDEPEMARALLEALRRRDVLADHVRTIADADAMARVGTYDVLVLDRRLPDGEGLDLVAALRQRKHPVPILVLTALGSVDHRVDGLDSGADDYLAKPFAIEELLARLRALQRRGPTVSDRYLTFGNLSVDPRTNEIFVGSALIEFPRREYLVLETLMRRPNRIVTRPSLTEAVYALEDEIGSNALDAHISRIRKKLLLAEATAEIRAVRNIGYLIRAKA, encoded by the coding sequence TTGCGAATTCTGCTGCTTGAGGATGAGCCCGAAATGGCCCGCGCGCTGCTTGAAGCGTTGCGACGCCGCGATGTGCTCGCCGACCATGTCCGGACGATTGCGGATGCCGATGCCATGGCCCGCGTCGGAACCTATGACGTCCTCGTGCTGGATCGTCGACTGCCTGACGGCGAAGGACTGGATCTCGTGGCGGCGCTGCGTCAGCGCAAGCATCCTGTCCCGATCCTCGTGCTGACGGCGCTTGGCAGCGTCGATCACCGCGTCGACGGGCTCGACAGCGGTGCCGACGACTATCTTGCCAAGCCTTTCGCGATCGAGGAGTTGCTGGCGCGCTTGAGAGCTCTCCAGAGACGGGGGCCGACAGTTTCCGACAGATATCTGACTTTCGGCAATCTGAGCGTCGATCCGAGGACCAATGAGATCTTCGTCGGCAGCGCGCTTATCGAGTTTCCGCGCCGCGAATATCTGGTGCTGGAGACGCTGATGCGCCGTCCGAACCGCATCGTGACGAGGCCGAGCCTGACCGAGGCCGTTTATGCCCTCGAGGACGAGATCGGATCGAACGCCCTGGATGCCCACATCTCACGCATTCGAAAGAAGCTGCTTCTGGCCGAGGCCACGGCCGAGATAAGAGCGGTGCGGAACATCGGCTATCTGATCCGGGCCAAGGCATGA